One part of the Rutidosis leptorrhynchoides isolate AG116_Rl617_1_P2 chromosome 1, CSIRO_AGI_Rlap_v1, whole genome shotgun sequence genome encodes these proteins:
- the LOC139874634 gene encoding phosphoinositide phospholipase C 2-like, giving the protein MQSFEVFGCFMRQFTGKRKRDRLPQDIEQVLRDYSDNGIINVHNFHNFLTQVQGQTDANAKSIFEMSKPHNQHKGLDLLQFLFSDLNHPLSAVLDDMNSPISHYYLYTSHNTYLTGNQFTSESSVKPIIRALLKGVRGIELDLWPNSTNTDVNVCHGRTLTASLKLGKCLEVIRDYAFNASEYPVVITVEDHLNKKLRAKVALMVKQIFGDMLYQPKNDFTELPSPENLKKRIAISTRLPKSVNKKRMTNHIKVISAIFGWLEAKNGSDEDSNNEEEDAQGEEQEYKEMIAIHSMKHKGDVRRSLNVDPNKVTRLSLSEQELVVACIDHGEQIVRFTQRNILRVCPKGTRLNSSNYNPFNGWNHGAQMVAFNMQGYEKNLWLMQGMFRANNGCGYVKKPNFLCHGDVAFSPNKVTRILKVKLYTGEGWHMEFHQAHFDHHSPPDFYAKVGIAGYKDDKSVRMYKTKTIEDDWWPVWDEVFEFPIRVPELALLRIEVKDNDTTKKYEFGGQTCLPVSKLRTGIRCVPLYNTKGEKYKFIKLLMRFEFVIPIS; this is encoded by the exons ATGCAATCTTTTGAAGTTTTTGGTTGTTTCATGAGACAATTCACTGGAAAAAGAAAAAGAGATAGGCTTCCACAGGATATTGAACAAGTGCTTCGGGACTACTCAGATAACGGTATAATTAACGTTCACAATTTTCATAATTTCCTAACACAAGTCCAAGGTCAAACTGATGCAAATGCCAAATCCATATTCGAAATGTCAAAGCCTCACAATCAACACAAAGGACTAGATCTCTTGCAATTTCTATTTAGCGACCTCAATCATCCTTTAAGT GCGGTTCTTGATGACATGAATTCTCCAATTTCACATTATTATTTGTATACCAGCCACAATACTTACTTAACGGGTAACCAGTTTACAAGCGAGAGCAGTGTTAAGCCTATCATAAGGGCCCTACTAAAAGGTGTAAGAGGCATTGAACTTGATTTGTGGCCAAATTCGACCAACACTGATGTTAACGTTTGCCATGGAAG GACTCTGACGGCATCGCTAAAGCTGGGGAAATGTTTGGAAGTTATCAGGGATTATGCATTTAATGCTTCCGAATATCCAGTCGTTATCACTGTCGAGGATCATCTCAACAAAAAATTACGCGCCAAAGTGGCTCTT ATGGTCAAACAAATATTTGGGGATATGCTGTATCAACCAAAAAACGATTTTACCGAGCTCCCTTCGCCTGAAAATTTAAAGAAACGGATCGCTATTTCAACAAGACTACCAAAGAGTGTGAATAAAAAGAGAATGACTAAT CATATTAAGGTGATTTCTGCAATTTTTGGTTGGTTAGAAGCTAAAAATGGTTCAGATGAAGATAGTAACAACGAGGAGGAAGATGCGCAAGGTGAAGAACAAGAGTACAAGGAAATGATTGCTATCCATTCTATGAAACATAAAGGAGATGTTCGTCGATCTCTAAATGTGGACCCTAATAAAGTCACGCGTCTCAGTTTGAGCGAACAAGAACTTGTAGTAGCTTGCATAGATCATGGAGAACAAATTGTGAG ATTCACGCAGAGGAATATTTTGAGGGTGTGCCCTAAGGGAACgcgtcttaattcatctaattacAACCCATTTAATGGTTGGAACCATGGAGCACAAATGGTTGCATTCAATATGCAG GGTTACGAAAAGAACCTGTGGTTAATGCAAGGAATGTTCAGAGCAAACAATGGTTGTGGCTATGTTAAGAAACCAAACTTTTTATGTCATGGTGACGTGGCATTTAGTCCTAATAAAGTTACGAGAATTTTAAAG GTTAAACTATACACGGGAGAAGGATGGCATATGGAGTTTCATCAAGCTCACTTCGATCACCATTCCCCACCAGACTTCTATGCAAAA GTCGGAATAGCGGGATACAAGGATGATAAAAGTGTAAGAATGTATAAAACTAAGACGATTGAGGATGATTGGTGGCCTGTTTGGGACGAGGTGTTTGAGTTTCCTATAAGAGTCCCTGAACTTGCATTGTTAAGGATTGAGGTTAAAGATAACGACACTACTAAGAAATATGAGTTTGGAGGCCAAACTTGCCTACCCGTTTCCAAGTTGAGAACCGGCATTAGATGTGTCCCATTGTACAACACAAAAGGCGAAAAGTACAAGTTTATTAAGCTTCTCATGCGTTTTGAGTTCGTAATTCCCATCTCTTAG